In Paenibacillus ihbetae, the following are encoded in one genomic region:
- a CDS encoding MogA/MoaB family molybdenum cofactor biosynthesis protein: MNSVQEHKEQSPAAVQCMVVTVSDTRTTDNDKSGQLMIGLLEDAGHRITAYTIVKDDYELIRETVRTGVSRSDVDIVLLTGGTGISSRDTTYEAVSSLLEKELPGFGEIFRYLSFAEDIGTAAILSRAIGGTIQNTAVFSMPGSTGAVKLAMNRILLPELTHIKQELIKHEFKR, from the coding sequence ATGAACTCAGTTCAAGAGCATAAAGAGCAATCCCCTGCCGCCGTGCAGTGTATGGTTGTCACCGTCTCGGATACCCGGACCACAGACAACGACAAGAGCGGACAGCTGATGATCGGCCTCCTGGAAGATGCGGGGCATCGGATCACCGCTTACACGATCGTAAAGGACGATTATGAGCTGATCCGGGAGACCGTGCGTACCGGCGTTAGCCGTTCGGATGTCGATATCGTACTCCTTACGGGCGGGACGGGCATTTCCAGCCGGGACACGACCTATGAAGCCGTCTCTTCCCTGCTGGAGAAGGAGCTTCCCGGCTTCGGGGAAATTTTCCGTTATCTCAGCTTTGCCGAGGATATCGGGACCGCAGCCATCTTGAGCCGGGCGATTGGCGGGACGATCCAGAATACGGCCGTTTTCTCGATGCCCGGTTCCACCGGCGCCGTGAAGCTGGCGATGAATCGCATCCTGCTGCCGGAGCTGACACATATCAAGCAGGAGTTAATCAAGCATGAGTTTAAGCGCTGA
- a CDS encoding CobW family GTP-binding protein: MEHVTPIYILSGFLGSGKTTLLSRMIAHWKAQGLRPAIVMNEIGEVNIDGVIAGDNVPTAEMLSGCICCSIRADLTSEIAMLIQNEKPDVIVIEATGIANPMEILDAVAEASLYIQMDIKKLITVVDTAHLLHLSIEQKGKTYRLMQEQIRSASVLLLNKTDRVSTAEKDAMEQLVRRWNPFAPILPTERCNVNPEELLGGLADHGSHPVVQPSANHEADEPLGAALSPERVEGHNQPESNHSGHPHHSHDHVMSYTYYFSRPVNSVEFERFIGGLPRDVYRAKGVLTFSDTNSRFLFQYAFRESDFMKITPRGRVPDVVVFIGEHFNKSVLQEQLEALEGKRTSV, translated from the coding sequence GTGGAACATGTGACGCCCATATATATTTTATCAGGTTTTCTCGGCAGCGGGAAAACAACCTTGCTATCGCGTATGATCGCTCACTGGAAGGCTCAAGGCTTGCGGCCGGCCATCGTCATGAATGAAATCGGGGAAGTGAATATCGACGGTGTGATCGCCGGGGACAATGTACCGACAGCCGAAATGCTGAGCGGCTGCATTTGCTGCTCCATCCGCGCTGATCTGACTTCGGAAATCGCCATGCTCATCCAGAACGAGAAGCCGGATGTCATCGTGATCGAGGCGACGGGCATCGCCAATCCGATGGAAATTTTGGATGCGGTAGCCGAGGCCTCCCTCTATATACAAATGGACATCAAGAAGCTGATCACCGTTGTGGATACCGCTCACCTGCTCCACCTCAGCATCGAGCAAAAAGGGAAAACGTACCGCTTGATGCAGGAGCAGATTCGCTCGGCCTCCGTTCTTTTGTTAAATAAAACAGATCGGGTGAGCACGGCGGAGAAGGATGCGATGGAGCAATTGGTGCGCCGCTGGAACCCATTCGCGCCGATTCTGCCAACCGAACGCTGCAACGTGAACCCGGAGGAGCTTCTGGGCGGCCTCGCGGACCACGGCAGTCATCCGGTGGTGCAGCCTTCGGCCAACCATGAAGCGGATGAACCACTGGGCGCAGCACTGTCCCCTGAACGGGTCGAGGGTCATAATCAGCCGGAATCGAATCACAGTGGTCATCCCCACCATTCTCATGATCATGTGATGTCCTACACGTATTATTTCAGCCGTCCTGTCAACAGTGTGGAGTTCGAGCGCTTCATAGGCGGGCTTCCGCGGGATGTATACCGTGCCAAGGGGGTACTGACCTTCAGCGATACGAACAGCCGATTCCTGTTCCAGTATGCATTTCGCGAGTCGGATTTCATGAAGATTACGCCGCGAGGCCGGGTTCCGGATGTCGTCGTGTTCATCGGGGAGCATTTCAACAAATCCGTGCTTCAAGAGCAGCTTGAAGCGCTCGAAGGAAAGCGTACATCGGTCTAG
- a CDS encoding four-helix bundle copper-binding protein produces MINELKYKECIEACLQCMNACNVCYVSCLKEYELAMLRDCIALDRECADICAFAAQAMSRNSPFVKEICELCIQACVACAEECEKHDHDHCRQCAEACRRCADVCREMVGQL; encoded by the coding sequence ATGATCAATGAACTCAAATATAAAGAATGCATCGAAGCATGTCTCCAATGTATGAACGCTTGCAACGTATGTTATGTATCCTGCCTGAAAGAATACGAGCTTGCGATGCTGCGGGATTGTATCGCGCTGGATCGCGAATGTGCCGATATTTGCGCCTTTGCCGCACAGGCAATGTCGCGCAACAGCCCCTTCGTTAAGGAAATATGCGAGCTGTGCATCCAAGCATGTGTGGCTTGCGCGGAAGAATGCGAGAAGCATGATCACGACCACTGCCGTCAATGTGCCGAGGCATGCCGCCGCTGCGCGGACGTATGCCGCGAGATGGTCGGGCAGCTTTAA
- a CDS encoding OPT family oligopeptide transporter produces MQDGKQAQASKGTGFVPYIPASRSMAELTAFAIILGIVLAVVFAAANAYLGLKIGLTVSASIPAAVISLGVLRGIFRRQSILENNIVQTMTTAGEAVAAGTIFTLPALYMWNHIPSMATVSFIVLVGGFLGVAMMVPLRRLLIVNEHATLPYPEGMACAEVLKSGDRGGRSALFVVYGFLIGGVVKAMGDGFKWFRTEIETYIYRFKNALIGMDIFPALLGVGYIIGPRISGQMLAGGALAWLVLIPIIGYIGAGGQSVIAPSAAPIGELTAWGLWEDYIRYIGAGAVAAGGLITLIKTLPMLFGSLFATLGGLRNREPEKATLDRTNKDIPAFWVVVMIAVLIVIIAFAPLTDVGIIGAIAIAVFGFLFVTVASRIVGLVGSSSSPVSGMTIATLLIVTFIFKMTGLTGMTGMIASLTVGAIVCVALAVSGDISQDLKTGYLVGGTPWKQQVAMMIGVLVSGLVIGFILSVLNESYGLGSEQLPAPKAVLMRIIVEGIMAGSLPWDLIFIGVAAAVVIELLGLNSLTVAVGLYLPIHVSVPIMIGGVVRWIIEFASRKNEQLKAARIEKGTLLASGLIAGESLIGVIIAVLIWMNVDMPGDVLIANNTVPLLVFLAVTVILIWGSFRGKPEPITEEQKG; encoded by the coding sequence ATGCAAGATGGAAAACAAGCGCAAGCGAGCAAGGGGACCGGATTCGTTCCTTACATACCCGCTTCCAGGTCGATGGCCGAGCTAACGGCATTTGCCATTATCCTGGGCATCGTGCTGGCCGTTGTATTTGCTGCCGCCAATGCCTATTTGGGGCTGAAAATCGGCTTGACGGTCAGCGCCTCCATCCCCGCAGCGGTGATCTCGTTAGGGGTATTAAGAGGAATATTCCGAAGGCAGTCCATTCTGGAAAATAACATCGTGCAGACGATGACCACAGCCGGCGAAGCCGTTGCCGCTGGCACTATCTTTACGCTGCCTGCGCTGTATATGTGGAATCATATTCCTTCCATGGCGACCGTAAGCTTCATCGTGCTCGTCGGCGGCTTTCTTGGCGTGGCGATGATGGTGCCGCTGCGGCGGCTTCTGATCGTCAATGAACATGCTACGCTCCCTTATCCGGAGGGGATGGCTTGCGCGGAAGTGCTTAAATCAGGCGACCGCGGCGGACGCAGCGCCCTCTTTGTCGTGTACGGCTTTCTGATTGGGGGAGTCGTCAAGGCGATGGGAGACGGCTTTAAATGGTTCAGAACCGAGATTGAGACCTATATCTACCGGTTTAAAAATGCCCTGATCGGGATGGATATTTTTCCGGCCTTGCTCGGCGTCGGATACATTATCGGGCCGAGGATATCCGGACAGATGCTCGCCGGAGGGGCTCTCGCCTGGCTGGTCCTCATTCCGATCATCGGTTATATCGGCGCGGGTGGACAAAGCGTCATCGCCCCGTCCGCAGCTCCGATCGGGGAGCTGACGGCCTGGGGATTGTGGGAGGACTATATCCGCTACATCGGTGCGGGCGCTGTGGCGGCTGGCGGATTAATTACGTTGATTAAAACCTTGCCGATGCTGTTCGGCTCACTCTTTGCCACCCTTGGCGGCCTTCGGAACCGGGAACCCGAGAAGGCAACCCTGGATCGTACCAACAAGGACATTCCCGCCTTCTGGGTCGTCGTGATGATCGCTGTCTTGATCGTCATCATCGCATTTGCACCCCTTACCGATGTGGGCATCATCGGAGCGATTGCGATCGCCGTGTTCGGTTTCTTGTTCGTTACCGTTGCTTCCCGAATCGTCGGGCTCGTCGGGAGCTCCTCCTCGCCGGTATCCGGCATGACCATTGCGACGTTATTGATCGTCACGTTTATTTTTAAAATGACAGGCTTAACAGGCATGACCGGCATGATCGCCTCGCTGACCGTCGGGGCAATCGTATGCGTCGCGCTTGCCGTATCCGGCGATATTTCCCAGGATCTGAAAACCGGGTACCTGGTAGGGGGAACCCCTTGGAAGCAGCAGGTAGCGATGATGATCGGCGTCCTTGTTTCGGGACTTGTGATCGGATTCATTCTCTCCGTGTTGAATGAGAGCTACGGTCTTGGTTCCGAACAGCTTCCGGCCCCGAAGGCCGTTCTGATGCGGATCATCGTCGAGGGGATCATGGCCGGCAGCTTGCCGTGGGATCTCATCTTTATCGGCGTAGCCGCTGCTGTCGTTATCGAGCTGCTCGGCTTGAATTCGCTGACGGTGGCCGTCGGGCTTTATCTCCCCATTCATGTGAGCGTGCCGATCATGATCGGAGGCGTGGTTCGCTGGATTATCGAGTTTGCTTCGCGCAAGAATGAGCAGTTAAAGGCAGCCAGAATCGAGAAGGGAACGCTTCTTGCCTCCGGCTTGATCGCAGGCGAATCCCTAATCGGCGTCATTATCGCCGTATTGATCTGGATGAATGTCGACATGCCGGGCGATGTGCTGATTGCGAATAATACGGTGCCGCTCCTTGTATTTTTAGCCGTAACCGTTATTTTGATATGGGGCTCGTTTCGCGGGAAACCGGAACCGATAACCGAGGAACAAAAGGGATGA
- a CDS encoding PqqD family protein — protein MKLRPKKRRARYMRNNRHTRLNLLEMKPLLKPGIRFEPGDEGARVHVPRASWLERQAVRFLNQPEVIRVRLDRLGAAVIRRCDGEHTLSDIAHLIHAEFGEQAEPLIPRLAAFIQVVEANGWLDWELAADE, from the coding sequence ATGAAGCTTCGTCCTAAAAAGCGGCGTGCCAGATATATGCGGAATAACCGCCACACCCGGCTCAATCTGCTGGAGATGAAACCGCTGCTGAAGCCGGGAATCCGATTCGAGCCGGGAGACGAAGGGGCGCGGGTGCATGTGCCAAGGGCCTCCTGGCTGGAGCGGCAGGCTGTCCGTTTCCTGAACCAGCCCGAAGTCATCCGGGTCCGGCTGGATCGACTGGGCGCGGCAGTCATCCGAAGATGTGACGGCGAGCATACCCTATCCGATATCGCGCATTTGATCCATGCCGAATTTGGGGAACAGGCCGAACCGCTGATCCCCCGTCTGGCAGCTTTCATTCAGGTGGTGGAGGCGAATGGCTGGCTGGATTGGGAGCTTGCCGCCGATGAATGA
- a CDS encoding ATP-binding cassette domain-containing protein, with protein sequence MQKLLSLREVGKRYGKTNVLSDVSWSIARGECVAITGGNGAGKSTLLCLVAGLANPSSGTRTEHVKPLIIGYVPDRFPPLRFRPSEYLRYIARIQGIDKETAVRRIDAMMNIFQLPDTMMNLCSKGMLQKVNVMQALLRQPDLLVLDEPLSGLDEPSQLEMIGMLSEIKRQGTSIAMSVHEPLLIASLADRVTAVEGGAITQDGILAQQKEAARMRLEFSRLRPDVMQQLESRQGFLYWISRGSPAVMVAAQPFTDELLIEILRCGGTISRLEPLRKNPSVSDGLGYDDVPGRGA encoded by the coding sequence TTGCAGAAGCTGCTGTCTTTACGGGAGGTCGGCAAACGTTATGGAAAAACAAACGTGCTGTCCGATGTATCCTGGAGCATCGCACGCGGGGAATGCGTCGCGATCACGGGAGGGAATGGTGCCGGAAAGAGCACCTTGCTCTGTCTTGTCGCCGGATTGGCTAATCCCTCAAGCGGTACCCGAACGGAACATGTTAAACCGTTAATCATCGGTTACGTACCCGACCGCTTCCCTCCGCTGCGGTTCCGGCCTTCGGAATACTTGCGGTATATCGCTCGCATACAAGGAATAGACAAGGAGACGGCGGTCAGGCGGATTGATGCCATGATGAATATATTTCAGCTGCCGGATACCATGATGAACTTATGCTCCAAGGGAATGCTCCAGAAAGTGAATGTCATGCAGGCGCTGCTTCGGCAGCCTGATCTGCTCGTTCTGGACGAGCCTCTCTCCGGACTGGATGAACCCTCGCAGCTGGAGATGATCGGTATGCTGAGCGAGATTAAGCGGCAGGGGACGTCGATTGCCATGTCGGTCCATGAGCCGCTTTTGATCGCCTCGCTGGCTGATCGGGTGACGGCCGTTGAAGGTGGAGCCATTACGCAGGACGGCATCCTTGCTCAGCAGAAAGAGGCTGCGAGAATGCGGCTGGAGTTCTCCCGCCTGCGGCCGGACGTCATGCAGCAATTGGAGAGCAGACAGGGCTTTTTATATTGGATATCCAGAGGCAGTCCTGCTGTCATGGTCGCGGCCCAGCCGTTTACGGACGAGCTGCTGATCGAGATTCTGCGTTGCGGAGGGACGATCAGCAGATTGGAGCCCCTGCGGAAGAATCCATCCGTATCGGATGGACTGGGTTACGATGACGTTCCGGGGAGGGGGGCTTAA
- a CDS encoding S-layer homology domain-containing protein, translated as MMKKTTKWLSAILVASSLLGAGAASAFTDVQGEKQLQMVKDLQAKGVIQGVSADRFAPGKPLTYAQAVQLIVKAVDLKVMPNFTGRSFESVPKDAWFTDAVNIAAQNGLSVTADMEWNKPITREDFARLLVEAIGKTGDYPIVMMYVNVADEDQIKQESKSAVQFLLLTKIAKLDANDKFHPDQQLKRMEAAELVYNAIQFIEEHQNNTLPAEPGESDPTVTTRIEKVDEKQNKVTVTKDDLPHPGYSIKITSVDYTSSTEAVVYYRIIQPDPDKFYPQVISSASDDVLIPAKYSKISVKIDDKLELSK; from the coding sequence ATGATGAAGAAAACAACGAAATGGTTATCCGCGATCCTGGTGGCATCCTCGCTTCTAGGCGCCGGAGCTGCATCGGCTTTTACCGATGTCCAGGGAGAGAAGCAGCTGCAAATGGTAAAGGACCTGCAAGCGAAAGGGGTTATCCAAGGCGTGAGTGCTGACCGGTTTGCTCCCGGCAAACCTCTAACGTATGCACAGGCCGTACAATTGATCGTCAAAGCGGTCGATTTGAAGGTGATGCCGAACTTTACGGGCCGTTCCTTCGAGAGCGTTCCGAAGGATGCCTGGTTCACGGATGCGGTCAATATCGCGGCCCAGAACGGACTGTCCGTAACGGCCGACATGGAGTGGAATAAGCCGATCACCCGCGAAGACTTTGCGAGACTGCTGGTGGAAGCGATCGGGAAAACCGGCGATTACCCAATCGTCATGATGTACGTCAATGTGGCAGATGAGGATCAAATCAAGCAGGAAAGCAAAAGCGCAGTTCAATTCCTGCTGCTGACCAAAATCGCGAAGCTGGATGCTAACGACAAATTCCATCCGGATCAACAGCTGAAACGCATGGAAGCGGCCGAGCTGGTCTATAACGCGATTCAATTTATTGAAGAGCATCAGAACAACACCCTTCCTGCTGAGCCCGGTGAATCCGACCCAACCGTAACGACCCGTATCGAAAAAGTGGACGAGAAGCAGAACAAAGTCACGGTAACGAAGGATGACTTGCCGCATCCGGGATATTCCATCAAGATTACCTCGGTTGATTATACAAGCAGCACGGAAGCGGTAGTCTACTACCGAATCATTCAACCCGACCCGGACAAATTTTATCCGCAAGTGATTTCTTCAGCATCGGACGATGTGCTCATTCCGGCCAAGTATTCGAAAATTTCAGTCAAAATCGATGATAAGCTTGAATTGTCGAAGTAA
- a CDS encoding ABC transporter ATP-binding protein: MTPNDTTISNDSGIAKRLFRYALTAKGTFITALLLLAIGVAAELAGPFIAKTMIDDHILAIEKPYYESKEADGAAQYKGTYYKREDRFTVGEARGQEVRILQAGRSFYFIQEPVTRVDGTRSYENGMLTITAGQEQLRYPAVPLSTNELFEFYKPELPSIYKLVGLFLICLLVSMITVFGRTYWLQSAANRVIQKLRTDVYAHIQRLPVNFFDNLPAGKVVSRVTNDTEAVKDLFVAVLSNFSSGAVYITGIYVALFLLDVRLGLISLFVIPMLIVWTILYRKFATKYNTVIRSRLSEINAIINESIQGMAIIRVFRRQKATQEEFEALNADYMAHQNKMLNLNSFTTHNLVNVLRNVSFVVVLWYFGSASLNGAGIVSIGVLYAFVDLLGRMFQPITGMVNQLAALDTSIVSAKRVFELMDETGENVTDGSMPRYLGNVEFKDVSFAYKKDWVLKNISFEAKQGQTVALVGHTGSGKSSIINLLFRFYDPQKGTITIDGQPVTDIPKQWLRKHMGIVLQDPYLFTGTIASNVSLGDPEITREQVEQALRDVGADRLLAHLPQGFDEPVIEKGSTLSAGQRQLISFARALAFNPAILILDEATANIDTETEALIQDALEVLKRGRTTFIIAHRLSTIRSADQILVLHRGEIVERGSHEELMALEGRYYKMYQLQQGGVSGQVEPKEPVGAQLAAKPAGSHL; encoded by the coding sequence TTGACTCCAAACGATACAACGATATCCAATGATTCCGGAATTGCCAAGCGGCTGTTCCGATATGCCTTAACGGCTAAAGGCACCTTCATCACGGCGCTGCTCCTGCTTGCGATCGGTGTCGCTGCAGAGCTCGCCGGCCCGTTCATCGCCAAGACGATGATTGACGACCATATCCTTGCCATCGAGAAGCCGTATTATGAGAGCAAGGAAGCGGATGGGGCTGCACAATATAAAGGGACCTATTACAAGCGCGAGGACCGCTTCACGGTCGGTGAAGCACGCGGACAGGAGGTGCGGATCCTCCAAGCGGGACGCAGCTTCTACTTTATCCAAGAGCCGGTGACGCGGGTTGACGGTACCCGCTCTTATGAGAACGGAATGCTGACGATCACCGCAGGGCAGGAGCAGCTCCGGTACCCGGCTGTACCCTTGTCCACAAATGAATTATTCGAGTTTTACAAGCCAGAGCTTCCCAGCATCTACAAGCTGGTCGGCCTGTTCCTGATCTGCTTGCTGGTGTCCATGATTACGGTATTCGGCCGAACCTACTGGCTGCAATCGGCAGCCAACCGGGTTATCCAGAAGCTGCGGACCGATGTGTACGCGCACATTCAGCGGCTGCCGGTGAACTTCTTCGATAATCTGCCGGCGGGGAAGGTCGTGTCCCGGGTCACGAACGATACTGAAGCGGTCAAAGACCTGTTCGTAGCCGTGTTATCCAACTTCAGCTCAGGCGCGGTTTACATTACCGGGATCTACGTCGCCTTGTTCCTTCTCGATGTTCGTCTCGGTTTAATCAGCCTGTTTGTCATTCCGATGCTGATCGTATGGACGATTCTGTACCGCAAATTCGCGACAAAATACAATACGGTGATTCGCTCACGGCTCAGTGAGATTAACGCCATAATCAATGAGTCCATCCAGGGGATGGCCATTATTCGCGTATTCCGCCGCCAGAAGGCGACGCAGGAGGAATTTGAAGCCCTGAACGCCGATTACATGGCGCATCAGAACAAGATGCTGAACCTGAACTCCTTCACCACCCATAACCTTGTTAACGTATTGCGGAACGTAAGCTTCGTGGTCGTGCTGTGGTATTTCGGCTCTGCTTCGCTGAACGGGGCCGGCATCGTATCGATCGGGGTTCTCTACGCCTTCGTCGACCTGCTCGGCCGGATGTTCCAGCCGATTACCGGCATGGTGAACCAGCTGGCAGCGCTGGATACCTCTATCGTATCCGCAAAACGCGTATTCGAGCTGATGGATGAAACCGGCGAGAACGTGACGGACGGCTCGATGCCTCGTTATTTGGGGAATGTGGAATTTAAGGACGTGTCTTTTGCTTACAAAAAGGATTGGGTGCTTAAAAATATTTCCTTCGAAGCGAAGCAAGGCCAGACGGTGGCCCTTGTCGGCCACACGGGATCAGGCAAAAGCTCCATCATCAACCTGTTGTTCCGTTTCTACGATCCGCAGAAAGGCACCATTACGATTGACGGGCAGCCGGTGACGGACATTCCGAAGCAGTGGCTGCGGAAGCATATGGGCATCGTGCTTCAGGATCCGTATTTATTCACCGGGACGATTGCCTCCAACGTAAGCCTTGGCGATCCCGAAATTACGCGGGAGCAGGTTGAACAGGCACTACGCGATGTAGGCGCAGACCGGCTGCTGGCCCATCTTCCTCAAGGATTCGACGAGCCGGTGATCGAGAAAGGAAGCACCCTCTCTGCCGGTCAGCGTCAATTGATCTCATTTGCGCGTGCCCTCGCGTTCAATCCGGCTATCCTTATTCTCGATGAAGCTACAGCCAACATCGATACCGAGACCGAGGCGCTGATCCAGGATGCGCTCGAGGTTCTGAAGCGCGGCCGTACGACCTTTATCATCGCGCACCGGCTGTCGACCATTCGCAGTGCAGACCAGATCCTAGTCCTGCACCGGGGCGAAATCGTGGAGCGGGGCTCGCATGAGGAATTGATGGCCCTTGAAGGAAGATACTACAAGATGTATCAGCTGCAGCAAGGAGGCGTCTCAGGTCAAGTCGAGCCTAAAGAGCCGGTTGGAGCTCAGCTAGCGGCCAAACCAGCAGGCAGTCATCTATAA
- a CDS encoding ABC transporter ATP-binding protein codes for MFAVLRNLGWFFKRERKRYLIGLFFLIFCGLIELLPPLLLGDAIDDIVSSSITWASLVKYILLILGIVAIVYGATYIWMHRLFGGANLVERLLRTRYMNHLLRMLPPFFERNRTGDLMAKATNDLRSVAATAGFGMLVMTDSTIYLIVVLFAMGFIVSWKLTLAAILPLPIIAVGMVIYGRAIHKRYTLAQDAFGDMNDQVLESVAGVRVVRAYVQERADQKRFQDITDDVYRKNLAVAKVDALFEPTINFSIGLSYVISLAYGVYLVFHNQITLGDLVSFNMYLGMMIWPMFAIGELINIMQRGNASLDRVNETLNTPPDVPDPEQPVDLDQPDSIRFRDVTFRYPTSSIDNLKNISFTLQKGQTLGVVGRTGSGKSTLLKQLLHEYPTGTGDILIGGVPIERLAADKLHSWIGYVPQEQILFSKTVRQNIQFGKKDASDELIMEAITTAAFDKDLVTLSDGLDTLVGEKGVALSGGQKQRVSLARAFIGDPEILILDDSLSAVDARTEARIIENIRSKRAGKTTLISTHRLSAVQHADFIVVLEDGRIIEQGTHDELLALGGWYREQYERQQVENNLTSEEVS; via the coding sequence ATGTTTGCCGTACTTCGAAATTTAGGATGGTTTTTCAAGCGTGAACGGAAACGATACTTAATCGGATTGTTTTTCCTCATTTTTTGCGGGCTGATCGAGCTCCTGCCGCCGCTGCTGCTCGGAGACGCGATTGACGACATCGTCAGCAGCTCCATTACCTGGGCCTCCCTGGTCAAATATATCCTGTTGATTCTCGGGATTGTTGCAATCGTTTATGGAGCGACCTACATATGGATGCACCGCCTGTTCGGAGGCGCTAATCTCGTGGAGCGTCTGCTCCGGACCCGGTATATGAATCATCTGCTGCGAATGCTGCCTCCGTTCTTCGAACGGAACCGGACCGGGGACTTGATGGCCAAGGCAACGAACGATCTTCGTTCCGTTGCGGCCACGGCCGGATTCGGCATGCTCGTCATGACCGACTCCACGATCTATTTGATCGTAGTTCTGTTTGCGATGGGCTTTATCGTCAGCTGGAAGCTGACGCTCGCTGCCATTCTCCCGCTTCCCATCATCGCCGTCGGCATGGTGATCTATGGAAGAGCGATCCATAAACGCTATACGCTCGCGCAGGACGCGTTCGGCGATATGAACGATCAGGTGCTGGAATCCGTCGCCGGCGTGCGGGTCGTCCGGGCGTATGTGCAGGAACGCGCAGACCAGAAGCGGTTTCAGGATATCACGGATGATGTCTACCGAAAAAACCTGGCCGTAGCCAAGGTTGACGCTCTATTCGAGCCGACGATTAATTTTTCCATTGGACTGAGCTATGTGATCAGCCTGGCCTATGGCGTATACCTGGTCTTTCATAACCAAATCACTCTCGGGGATCTCGTATCGTTCAATATGTACCTGGGGATGATGATTTGGCCGATGTTCGCAATCGGCGAGCTGATCAATATCATGCAGCGGGGCAATGCGTCCCTGGATCGTGTCAATGAAACGCTCAATACGCCGCCGGACGTCCCAGATCCCGAACAGCCCGTTGACCTTGATCAGCCGGACTCGATCCGTTTCCGAGACGTTACGTTCCGCTATCCGACCTCATCCATCGATAATTTGAAAAATATCAGCTTCACGCTGCAGAAAGGCCAGACGCTCGGCGTCGTCGGACGAACGGGCAGCGGCAAATCGACGCTGCTTAAGCAGCTTCTGCATGAATATCCGACCGGAACCGGAGATATTCTGATCGGAGGCGTTCCGATCGAGAGGCTTGCGGCCGACAAGCTGCACAGCTGGATCGGGTATGTTCCCCAGGAGCAAATTCTGTTCTCCAAAACCGTGAGACAGAACATCCAATTCGGCAAAAAGGACGCCAGTGACGAGCTCATTATGGAGGCGATCACGACTGCCGCATTCGATAAGGACCTTGTCACGCTGTCCGACGGACTCGACACGCTCGTCGGCGAGAAGGGCGTGGCCTTATCCGGCGGCCAAAAGCAGCGCGTCTCCCTTGCCCGAGCCTTTATCGGCGATCCCGAAATTCTGATTCTGGATGACTCCCTCTCGGCGGTCGATGCCAGAACCGAGGCGAGAATTATCGAGAATATCCGAAGCAAGCGCGCAGGCAAAACAACATTGATCTCGACCCATCGCTTGTCGGCGGTACAGCATGCGGACTTCATCGTCGTGCTTGAGGACGGCCGGATTATCGAGCAGGGGACCCATGACGAGCTGCTGGCGCTTGGCGGCTGGTACCGCGAGCAATATGAACGCCAGCAGGTGGAAAACAATCTGACCTCCGAGGAGGTGTCATAA
- a CDS encoding HesB/YadR/YfhF family protein, whose protein sequence is MQIQVSDEAARWYRKELDLQPGTYVRFFPRYSSGGGLHPGFSLGISVEEPRSPGLTEQSEEVTFYMEEQDLWYLKGYTLHVTYEESQDDISYIYEEEGAVN, encoded by the coding sequence ATGCAGATTCAAGTCAGCGATGAGGCGGCGCGTTGGTATAGAAAGGAACTGGACCTTCAGCCAGGCACATACGTGCGCTTCTTCCCGCGGTATAGCTCAGGCGGCGGGCTGCATCCCGGATTTTCGCTTGGCATTTCCGTCGAGGAGCCGAGATCCCCGGGATTGACCGAGCAGTCGGAAGAAGTCACATTTTATATGGAGGAGCAGGACCTCTGGTATTTGAAGGGCTATACGCTGCACGTCACATATGAGGAATCACAGGATGACATTTCGTATATTTATGAAGAAGAGGGCGCAGTGAATTGA
- a CDS encoding NUDIX domain-containing protein — translation MNVYHRDIRQYIGKRSVVRVKAAVLVLNEHGELLLLKRQNRDVWGLPMGNLKPGEALEDTASRELWEETGLTADEMRLLELVSGPEYMKKHLGGDEEYYVIGLYEATGLRSAIQLSMDAEISLKFFNRENLPQMDKITIRLLDKANKAKEAP, via the coding sequence ATGAACGTATATCACCGCGATATTCGCCAATATATCGGCAAGCGTTCGGTGGTCCGCGTAAAGGCGGCTGTGCTCGTGCTGAATGAGCATGGAGAGCTCCTGCTTCTGAAGCGGCAGAACAGGGACGTATGGGGACTTCCAATGGGGAACCTGAAGCCTGGCGAAGCCCTTGAAGATACCGCTTCCAGAGAGCTGTGGGAGGAAACCGGGCTTACCGCGGACGAGATGCGGCTGCTGGAGCTGGTATCCGGTCCGGAGTACATGAAGAAGCATCTTGGCGGCGATGAGGAATACTACGTTATTGGCCTCTATGAAGCAACCGGTCTGCGCAGCGCGATTCAATTGTCGATGGATGCGGAAATCTCGTTGAAGTTTTTTAATCGGGAGAATTTGCCCCAGATGGATAAGATTACAATCCGTTTACTTGACAAAGCCAACAAGGCAAAGGAAGCTCCATAG